In a single window of the candidate division TA06 bacterium genome:
- the rpoB gene encoding DNA-directed RNA polymerase subunit beta, producing the protein MKPVKRKDYSKIKSGIQLPNMLDMQLNSYKDFLQEHQAPEKRKNEGLQAVFNEIFPIEDAQNRMAMDFISYGLGKPRYSISECHDRDMTYAAPLKAILRLSLKDPGEPKGKPKEVVEKEVYLGEVPLMTETGTFVINGAERVVVSQLHRSPGAFFAEKTHPSGKRIYTAEIIPYRGSWLKLTLDPNDLLWVSIDKHRKFHATLLLRAVGYATNKALLSLYHQPETLSLAGEKQVLERYLFSDVAAPRTGEVLAEAGHKITPEILATLKLSKVEKVEVVAIDPVKDPASIPRTMLVDNNKGSKEDALSKIYNILHPGDAINPELSKAVIEKMFFDRKRYDLKKVGRYQLNKRLGQEISTGNLLCPKDFVEVVRYLLSLRMNQGEVDDIDHLGNRRVLRVGELVSNQFSAALSRMARMTRERMAMWDGQSSITPQDLVNSRIISSTVNSFFSSSQLSQFLDQPNPLAELRHKRRLSALGPGGLTRERAGFEVRDVHYTHYGRMCPIETPEGPNIGLIASLACFARVNELGFLETPYRKLKNGKLTGEVDYLSANEEDQFIIAQANTPVDDVGKMLSEQALSRYRETFPRAKAQEVHYMDVSPQQLVSLSAALIPFLEHDDANRALMGSNMQCQAVPLLKPQSPVVGTGLEGKAAVDSGTMVICKRDGAVEKVTADSVFIRPAKTDIAEVDFLKDSQYDVYHLTKFRRSNQDTCLNHKPIVREGDAVKKGEVIADGSSTEGGELALGINCLVGFLPWSGFNFEDAIIISDRMVQDDKFTSVHIENFECFVRDTKRGPEEITREIPNVGEEAVKDLDENGIIHIGARVEAGDILVGKVTPKGETEPTPEEKLLRAIFGDKAGDFKDTSLKAPPGMDGIVCDVKVFSRKSQDRRSSQEEKRKIEEMQKEARKRTERIRNERDRRLTGLLLDQPCNQTLKDGEKLLARKGQRLSEAVLDEIKFEKIPPEEMAQICEDLGLGAKAVKLMDLARKAIETVQYELQIEKEKVERGDELPADVIKLVKVFVSRKRKLMVGDKLAGRHGNKGVLARIVPEEDMPYLADGRPLDMILNPLGVPSRMNLGQVLETHLGWAAQILGFKVATPIFDGANIAEIQAEMKLAGLPEHGKVTLYDGRSGQSFDEPVTVGLMYMLKLSHLVDDKIHARSIGPYSLITQQPLGGKAHFGGQRFGEMEVWALESYGAAYTLQEILTVKSDDVQGRQRVYEGIVKGDNLPEPGTPACFDVLVNELRGLCLDVQLYKED; encoded by the coding sequence AGCATCAGGCTCCGGAAAAACGCAAAAACGAAGGGCTGCAAGCGGTATTCAACGAGATCTTTCCCATCGAGGACGCCCAGAACCGGATGGCGATGGATTTCATCTCTTACGGGCTGGGCAAGCCCCGCTATTCCATCTCCGAGTGCCACGACCGCGATATGACCTACGCCGCCCCCTTAAAGGCCATCCTAAGGCTTTCGCTTAAGGATCCGGGCGAGCCCAAGGGCAAGCCCAAGGAAGTGGTGGAAAAGGAGGTCTATCTGGGCGAAGTGCCCCTGATGACCGAGACCGGCACCTTCGTGATCAACGGGGCCGAGCGGGTGGTGGTCAGCCAGCTGCACCGCTCTCCCGGCGCCTTCTTCGCTGAGAAGACCCATCCCTCGGGCAAGCGGATCTACACCGCCGAGATCATCCCCTACCGCGGCTCCTGGCTCAAACTGACCCTGGACCCCAATGATCTTTTATGGGTCTCCATCGACAAGCACCGCAAGTTCCACGCCACCCTGTTGCTGCGGGCGGTGGGCTATGCCACCAACAAGGCCCTGCTCTCCCTTTATCACCAGCCGGAGACCCTCTCCCTGGCCGGGGAAAAGCAGGTTTTGGAACGCTATCTTTTCAGCGATGTAGCCGCCCCCAGGACCGGCGAGGTGCTGGCCGAGGCCGGCCATAAAATAACCCCCGAGATCCTGGCCACCCTAAAACTGTCCAAGGTGGAAAAGGTGGAGGTAGTGGCCATCGATCCGGTCAAGGACCCGGCCAGCATCCCCCGCACCATGCTGGTCGACAACAACAAGGGATCCAAGGAGGACGCCCTCTCCAAGATCTACAATATCCTTCACCCCGGAGACGCCATCAATCCGGAACTCTCCAAGGCGGTGATCGAGAAGATGTTCTTCGACCGCAAACGCTACGACCTGAAAAAGGTGGGTCGCTACCAGCTGAACAAACGGCTGGGCCAGGAGATCTCCACCGGCAATTTGCTTTGCCCTAAGGATTTTGTGGAAGTGGTCCGCTATCTTCTGTCATTAAGGATGAACCAGGGAGAAGTGGACGATATCGATCATCTGGGCAACCGCCGGGTGTTGCGGGTGGGCGAGCTGGTCTCCAATCAATTCTCGGCCGCGCTCTCCCGGATGGCCCGGATGACCCGGGAGCGGATGGCCATGTGGGACGGACAGAGTTCCATTACCCCGCAGGACCTGGTCAACTCCCGCATCATCTCCTCCACCGTCAACAGCTTTTTCAGCTCTTCCCAGCTTTCCCAGTTCTTAGACCAGCCCAACCCGCTGGCCGAGCTGAGGCACAAGCGGCGCCTTTCGGCCCTGGGGCCCGGCGGCCTGACCCGGGAACGGGCCGGGTTCGAGGTGCGCGACGTGCATTACACCCATTACGGCCGGATGTGCCCCATCGAGACCCCGGAAGGACCCAACATCGGATTGATCGCCTCCCTGGCCTGCTTTGCCCGGGTCAACGAACTGGGCTTTTTGGAAACCCCCTACCGCAAGCTTAAAAATGGCAAGCTGACCGGAGAGGTGGATTACCTTTCGGCCAACGAAGAAGACCAGTTTATCATCGCCCAGGCCAACACCCCGGTGGACGACGTCGGAAAGATGCTGAGCGAACAGGCCTTGAGCCGCTACCGGGAGACCTTTCCCCGGGCCAAGGCCCAGGAGGTCCACTACATGGACGTTTCCCCCCAACAGTTAGTGAGCCTGTCGGCCGCGCTGATCCCGTTCCTGGAGCATGACGACGCCAACCGGGCCCTGATGGGATCCAACATGCAGTGCCAGGCGGTCCCCCTGTTAAAGCCCCAGTCCCCGGTGGTGGGCACCGGCCTGGAGGGCAAGGCGGCGGTGGACTCCGGCACCATGGTCATCTGCAAGCGGGACGGAGCGGTGGAAAAAGTGACCGCCGACAGCGTCTTCATCCGGCCCGCCAAGACCGACATCGCCGAAGTGGACTTTTTAAAGGACAGCCAGTACGACGTTTATCACCTTACCAAGTTCCGCCGTTCCAACCAGGACACCTGCCTTAATCATAAGCCCATCGTCCGGGAAGGGGACGCCGTCAAAAAGGGAGAGGTGATCGCCGACGGCTCCTCCACCGAGGGCGGCGAATTGGCCTTAGGGATCAACTGCCTGGTGGGCTTTCTGCCCTGGTCCGGCTTCAACTTTGAGGATGCCATCATCATCTCCGACCGGATGGTCCAGGACGACAAGTTCACCTCGGTCCACATCGAGAACTTTGAGTGCTTCGTGCGCGACACCAAGCGGGGTCCCGAGGAGATAACCCGGGAGATCCCCAACGTGGGCGAGGAGGCGGTGAAGGACCTGGACGAAAACGGGATCATCCACATCGGCGCCCGGGTGGAGGCCGGCGACATCCTGGTGGGTAAGGTGACTCCCAAGGGCGAGACCGAGCCCACCCCCGAGGAAAAACTCTTACGGGCCATCTTCGGCGACAAGGCCGGAGACTTCAAGGACACTTCGCTTAAAGCGCCCCCGGGCATGGACGGGATAGTCTGCGACGTCAAGGTCTTCTCCCGCAAAAGCCAGGACCGGAGAAGCAGCCAGGAGGAAAAGCGCAAGATCGAAGAGATGCAGAAGGAAGCGCGGAAGCGGACCGAACGGATCCGGAACGAGCGCGACCGGCGCTTAACGGGACTGCTGTTGGACCAGCCCTGCAACCAGACCCTGAAGGACGGGGAAAAACTGCTGGCCCGCAAGGGGCAGCGTCTTTCGGAAGCGGTGTTGGACGAAATAAAATTTGAGAAAATTCCGCCGGAAGAAATGGCCCAGATCTGCGAAGACTTGGGGCTGGGCGCCAAGGCCGTAAAATTGATGGATTTGGCCCGCAAGGCCATCGAAACGGTGCAGTACGAATTGCAGATCGAAAAGGAAAAAGTGGAGCGGGGCGACGAGCTGCCGGCCGACGTCATCAAATTAGTCAAGGTCTTCGTCTCCCGCAAGCGCAAGCTGATGGTGGGCGACAAGCTGGCCGGACGGCACGGCAACAAGGGGGTGCTGGCCAGGATAGTGCCCGAGGAAGATATGCCTTACCTGGCCGACGGCCGCCCCCTGGACATGATCTTAAATCCTCTGGGCGTGCCCTCGCGCATGAACCTGGGACAGGTGCTGGAGACCCATCTGGGATGGGCCGCCCAGATCCTGGGCTTCAAGGTGGCCACCCCCATTTTCGACGGGGCCAACATCGCCGAGATCCAGGCCGAAATGAAACTGGCCGGACTTCCCGAGCACGGCAAGGTCACTCTTTACGACGGCCGGAGCGGACAGTCCTTTGACGAGCCGGTGACGGTGGGCCTGATGTATATGCTGAAGCTGTCCCACCTGGTAGACGACAAGATCCATGCCCGGTCCATCGGGCCATATTCCCTGATCACCCAGCAGCCCCTGGGAGGCAAGGCCCATTTCGGCGGCCAGCGTTTCGGGGAGATGGAGGTCTGGGCCTTGGAATCCTACGGCGCGGCCTATACCCTGCAGGAGATACTGACGGTCAAGTCCGACGACGTCCAGGGGCGGCAGCGGGTCTACGAGGGCATCGTCAAGGGAGACAACCTGCCGGAGCCCGGCACCCCGGCCTGCTTTGACGTGCTGGTCAACGAACTGAGGGGCCTGTGCCTGGACGTTCAATTGTATAAGGAGGATTAA